CGCCCCTCCAGCAACCTGCTCACTTCGGTCTCCTCTACGACGTCGGGTGTCCACGCGGGCGCGGGACGGGACGTATGCTACCAAGCAAGTGCTTGGTATGGTGGCGCCATGACAGTCACCAGCGTGCTGCGGCCGGACGGCATCCGCGTCGTCACGATGAACGCTCCCCCGGTCAACGCCCTCACCGTGCAGGGGTGGTACGACGTGGCCGCCGCCCTCGACGAGGCGGGCGCCGATCTCGACACCAAGGTCGTGGTCCTGCGCGCGGAGGGCAAGGGCTTCAACGCCGGTGTCGACATCAAGGAGATGCAGCACACGACGGGCTTCGACGCCCTCCTCGGCGCCAACAAGGGCTGCTTCGCCGCCTTCAAGGCCGTCTACCAATGCGCGGTCCCCGTGGTGGCGGCCGTCAACGGCTTCTGCGTCGGCGGCGGCGTCGGCCTGGTCGGCAACGCCGACGTCATCGTGGCGAGCGAGGACGCCTACTTCGGCGTCCCCGAGGTCAACCAGGGCGCGCTCGGCGCCGCGACGCACATGGCGCGGCTGGTCCCGCAGCACATGATGCGCACCCTCTACTTCACCGCGCGCACCATCCCCGCCAAGGACCTGGTCCAGTTCGGCTCCGTCCTCGAGGTGGTCCCCCGCGACCGGCTCGACGACGCCGCCCTGAAGGTCGCCGGCGAGATCGCCGCCAAGGACACCCGGGTCATCCGCGCGGCCAAGGAGGCGCTCAACGGGATCGACCCGGTCGACGTCAACAAGTCCTACCGCTGGGAGCAGGGCTTCACCTTCGAGCTCAACCTGATGGGCGTCAGCGACGAGCTGCGCGATGACTTCGCCGGTACCGACAAGAGCAAGGGGGCTGCCCAGTGAGCCGCAAGCCGCGCGACAAGCGGATGAGCATCGACGAGGTGATCGGCAGCCTGGAGAGCGGGATGACGATCGGCATCGGCGGCTGGGGCCCGCGGCGCAAGCCGATGGCCCTGGTCCGCGCGCTCTACAACTCCGACCTCACCGACCTGACCATCGTCAGCTGGGGCGGCGCCGACGTCGGCCTCCTCGCCCGGGCGGGCAAGATCCGCCGGCTGGTCTACGCGTTCGTGTCCCTCGACTCGGTCCCCCTCGAGCCGAACTTCCAGCGCGCCCGCCAGGCCGCCCCCGAATCGGGGCTAGCGATCCCCGAGATCGTCGAGCTCGACGAGGGCATGTTCCAGACCGGACTCAAGGCCGCAGCCGAGCGGCTGCCGTTCCTGCCCATGCGCGCGGGCCTGGGCTCCGACGTCCTGGTCAACAACCCCTGGATCACGACCGTCACCAGCCCGTACGACGAGGGTCACGGTCACGAGGAGCTCGTCGCCGTCCCGGCGCTGCGGCTCGACGCCGCGCTGGTCCACCTCAACCGCGCCGACCCGCACGGCAACGCGTCCTACCTCGGGCCCGACCCGTACTTCGACGACCTCTTCGCGATGGCCGCCGACAGGACCTATGTCAGCGTCGAGCAGGTCGTCGACACCGCCGGCCTGACCGTCGACACGCCCGTCCAGCGGCTGCTGCTGAGCCGGATGATGGTGACCGGCGTCGTGGAGACGCCGAACGGCGCCCACTTCAGCACCTGCACGCCCGACTACGAGCGCGACGAGAGGTTCCAGCGCGCGTACGCCGCGGCCGCGTCCGGCTCCGACGAGGACTGGCAGGCGTTCCACGACCGCTTCCTGGCCGGCGACGAGGCGTCGTACCAGGCCGCCGTCCAGGCCTTCACCGAGGAGACGACCAAGTGAGCGGCAGCGACGGAGCGAGGAACGAGCTCAGCGGCGCTGGCCGCGAGCGCGGGAGTGGCGCGAGCGCAGCGAGCGCAGAACGCTCGATGAGTGACACCGAGTTCACACGTGCCGACGTCTGCGCCGCCGCGATCGCCGACGCCTTCAGCGAGGACGGCGAGATCTTCGCCAGCCCGATGGGCCTGCTGCCGACGCTCGGCGTCCGGCTGGCGAAGCTGACCTCGAACCCCGACCTGGTGATCAGCGACGGCGAGTCCGTCTTCCTCGGCGGCACCCCACCGCTGGGCGGCAAGGACGTGGTCGAGGGCTGGATCCCGTTCCGTCGGGTCTTCGACGTCGTCGCCTACGGCAAGCGGCACGTGATGATGGGCGCCACCCAGGTCGACCGACACGGCAACCAGAACATCTCCGCCATCGGCGACTTCGCCCGGCCCAAGCGCCAGCTGCTCGG
This region of Nocardioides sp. L-11A genomic DNA includes:
- a CDS encoding CoA-transferase, whose product is MSRKPRDKRMSIDEVIGSLESGMTIGIGGWGPRRKPMALVRALYNSDLTDLTIVSWGGADVGLLARAGKIRRLVYAFVSLDSVPLEPNFQRARQAAPESGLAIPEIVELDEGMFQTGLKAAAERLPFLPMRAGLGSDVLVNNPWITTVTSPYDEGHGHEELVAVPALRLDAALVHLNRADPHGNASYLGPDPYFDDLFAMAADRTYVSVEQVVDTAGLTVDTPVQRLLLSRMMVTGVVETPNGAHFSTCTPDYERDERFQRAYAAAASGSDEDWQAFHDRFLAGDEASYQAAVQAFTEETTK
- a CDS encoding enoyl-CoA hydratase family protein, yielding MTVTSVLRPDGIRVVTMNAPPVNALTVQGWYDVAAALDEAGADLDTKVVVLRAEGKGFNAGVDIKEMQHTTGFDALLGANKGCFAAFKAVYQCAVPVVAAVNGFCVGGGVGLVGNADVIVASEDAYFGVPEVNQGALGAATHMARLVPQHMMRTLYFTARTIPAKDLVQFGSVLEVVPRDRLDDAALKVAGEIAAKDTRVIRAAKEALNGIDPVDVNKSYRWEQGFTFELNLMGVSDELRDDFAGTDKSKGAAQ